The genomic window ATGGCCAGGAGGAAGCGGTCCACGGTGGCGTCCGTGGGCACCTGGGGCGTGGGCAGGTGGATGTGGCGCACGCCGACGTCGGCCAGGGCCTGGGCCTCCTGGCCGATGGTGGCCAGGTCGGTGGTGTTGGTGCTGTCCTCGCCGGGGTTGAAGGTTCGCAGATCGATGACGGACTTCAGCCCCAGGGTCCTGGCCAGGCGCTGGAGTTCGGCCGGGGGCATGGCTCCCGACTGGTACACCTGTCCCAGGGTCACGGTGCCCAGGCGGTGGCGCACATGGATGAAGTAGAGGGACCAGGAGCCCAGGCCCAGTGCGAGGGCCAGGGCCGCCAGGGCGAGCTTCCTGAAGAGCGAGGACGGTCCAGACCTGGACCCAGGCATTGGCATGTTCCGGCTTCCTTTGATTTACCTAACCATTGTGCCGAAAGCCGGAGCCCGCCGGAACCGCAAATCGCGCGTCCCGCCCCGTCATTGCCGCTCCACCCGGTCC from Geothrix sp. 21YS21S-2 includes these protein-coding regions:
- a CDS encoding tyrosine-protein phosphatase, with amino-acid sequence MPMPGSRSGPSSLFRKLALAALALALGLGSWSLYFIHVRHRLGTVTLGQVYQSGAMPPAELQRLARTLGLKSVIDLRTFNPGEDSTNTTDLATIGQEAQALADVGVRHIHLPTPQVPTDATVDRFLLAIRDPANRPALIHCYHGIGRTELFVAIYRMEFEQWSNERARAATRLLLAGSSFSDTAEKGRFLIRYKPRLASLIPVPR